Proteins co-encoded in one Nonomuraea helvata genomic window:
- a CDS encoding DUF3817 domain-containing protein produces MESALKPFRVLAYVVGVMLLVLCVAMVIRYGFDNPAMSKVVAPIHGGLYMIYLVTVMNLGMKARWSWPYMLGVMVGGTVPFLSFYVERKVTQRVLGAQEAATAEA; encoded by the coding sequence GTGGAATCGGCTCTGAAGCCCTTCCGGGTGCTCGCGTACGTGGTGGGCGTCATGCTGCTCGTGCTCTGCGTGGCCATGGTGATCCGTTACGGCTTCGACAACCCGGCGATGTCGAAGGTCGTCGCCCCCATCCACGGCGGGCTCTACATGATCTACCTGGTCACGGTCATGAACCTGGGCATGAAGGCGCGCTGGTCGTGGCCGTACATGCTCGGCGTCATGGTCGGGGGCACGGTGCCGTTCCTGTCGTTCTATGTCGAGCGCAAGGTGACCCAGCGCGTGCTGGGGGCTCAGGAGGCGGCGACCGCGGAGGCCTGA